The Scomber scombrus chromosome 5, fScoSco1.1, whole genome shotgun sequence genome window below encodes:
- the serpine2 gene encoding glia-derived nexin, whose translation MKHLSLLCLYALVSLYSHQGVLSQTPSYGERGSDLGMQVFQQVARSKPLENVCFSPHGVASILGMLLPGANGETRKQLLNALRYKKNGPYKMLRKLHKSLTAKSNQDIVLIANGLFSQKGFPMEDAFVATNKANFQCESRNLDFANNQEAAEEINAWVNNKTKGHIPSLIKADMLDPALTRLVVVNSIYFKGLWKSRFQPENTKMRPFNGGNGNVYKVPMMSQLSLFNIGLATTPNGLKYKVIELPYHGNTISMLIVLPSEEDTPLSSVIPHISTATVQSWSKVMHMMKVRLLIPKFSADAEVDLEAPLAALGITDMFNEAKADFRGLSAHKVCVSRALQKVKIVVNEDGTKAAAATTAILLARSSPPWVSVDRPFLFLIRHNQTGTILFMGQINQP comes from the exons ATGAAGCACCTGTCATTATTGTGCCTGTATGCTCTGGTGAGCTTGTATAGCCATCAGGGTGTGTTGTCCCAGACTCCCTCCTATGGTGAGCGGGGATCAGATCTTGGCATGCAGGTGTTTCAGCAAGTAGCCCGCTCCAAGCCtctggaaaatgtgtgtttttcaccCCATGGAGTGGCTTCCATCCTTGGCATGCTGCTACCAGGAGCCAATGGGGAAACCCGAAAACAGCTCCTCAATGCACTCCGTTACAAGAAAAATG GTCCTTATAAGATGTTGAGGAAGCTGCACAAGAGCTTGACGGCAAAGTCCAACCAGGATATAGTTTTAATCGCCAATGGCTTGTTCAGCCAGAAGGGTTTCCCCATGGAGGACGCATTTGTAGCCACCAACAAAGCCAACTTCCAATGTGAGAGCAGGAACCTGGACTTTGCCAACAACCAGGAGGCAGCAGAAGAAATCAATGCTTGGGTCAACAATAAGACCAAAG GTCACATCCCCAGCCTGATCAAAGCAGACATGCTGGACCCGGCTCTGACCCGTCTGGTCGTTGTCAATTCAATCTACTTCAAAGGCTTATGGAAGTCCCGCTTCCAGCCCGAGAACACCAAGATGAGGCCCTTCAACGGCGGCAACGGGAATGTATATAAGGTCCCGATGATGTCCCAGCTATCTCTCTTCAACATCG gCTTGGCCACCACGCCTAATGGACTGAAATATAAGGTCATCGAGCTGCCCTATCACGGCAACACGATCAGCATGCTGATTGTCCTTCCCAGCGAAGAGGACACACCTCTGTCCAGTGTGATCCCACACATCAGCACAGCCACGGTGCAGAGCTGGTCCAAAGTGATGCACATGATGAAAGTCCGCCTGCTTATTCCCAA GTTTTCTGCTGATGCAGAGGTAGATTTGGAAGCTCCCCTCGCAGCCCTGGGAATAACGGACATGTTCAACGAGGCCAAAGCTGACTTCAGAGGCCTGA GTGCCCACAAAGTCTGTGTATCCAGAGCACTCCAGAAAGTCAAAATAGTGGTGAATGAAGATGGAACAAAAGCAGCAGCTGCCACTA CTGCCATTTTGCTGGCTCGGTCCTCTCCACCTTGGGTTTCAGTGGACAgacctttcctcttcctcatccgaCATAACCAAACAG GTACCATTCTCTTTATGGGCCAGATCAACCAGCCTTGA